The following are encoded together in the Paludisphaera mucosa genome:
- a CDS encoding class I SAM-dependent methyltransferase: protein MSSPEEILDYNRRAWDRQVERGNRWTVPVGPEEVARARRGDWRIVLTPTKPVPAEWFPPLAGLDVLCLASGGGQQGPILAAAGARVVVYDNSPNQLARDREVADREGLDLGCVRGDMADLSAFDDGRFDLIVHPCSNTFAADVRPVWREAYRVLRPGGSLLAGFTNPVAFLFDEADLERGELRIAYAIPYSDLTSLTDAERRRFAERDEPLCFGHTLDDQIGGQLAAGFVLTGFFEDVDPDSPLARVIPAYIATRALKPRA from the coding sequence ATGAGCAGCCCCGAAGAGATCCTGGACTACAACCGACGCGCCTGGGACCGGCAGGTGGAGCGGGGCAATCGCTGGACGGTGCCGGTGGGGCCGGAGGAGGTCGCGCGGGCGCGGCGGGGGGACTGGCGGATCGTGCTGACGCCGACGAAACCCGTGCCGGCGGAGTGGTTCCCGCCGCTGGCCGGGCTGGACGTGTTATGCCTGGCGAGCGGGGGAGGGCAGCAGGGGCCGATCCTGGCCGCGGCGGGGGCGCGGGTGGTCGTCTACGACAACAGCCCCAACCAGCTCGCGCGCGACCGGGAAGTCGCCGACCGCGAAGGGCTCGACCTGGGATGCGTCCGGGGCGACATGGCCGACCTGTCGGCGTTCGACGACGGCCGCTTCGACCTGATCGTCCACCCCTGCTCGAACACCTTCGCGGCCGACGTCCGGCCGGTCTGGCGCGAGGCGTACCGCGTCCTTCGACCGGGAGGCTCGCTGCTGGCCGGATTCACCAACCCGGTCGCCTTCCTGTTCGACGAGGCCGACCTGGAGCGCGGGGAGCTTCGCATCGCGTATGCCATCCCGTACTCCGACCTGACGAGCCTCACCGACGCCGAGCGTCGGCGGTTCGCCGAGCGGGACGAGCCGCTCTGCTTCGGGCACACCCTCGACGACCAGATCGGCGGCCAGCTCGCCGCCGGGTTCGTCCTGACGGGCTTCTTCGAGGACGTCGATCCCGACTCGCCGCTCGCGCGGGTGATCCCCGCCTACATCGCCACCCGCGCCCTCAAACCGAGGGCGTGA
- a CDS encoding ankyrin repeat domain-containing protein codes for MNEASEESRPVAEWIEAARRGDVDFVVDRLGRGMDVDARGRLNVTALMAAAGRGHVELIRILLDHGADPNLEDGKGHTAVTHAAIGSRARERRGESLPPAEAEPLSLLLAAGGRCSFRDAVWLGDVELARARLDEGADVDAGRGSYDGPMLMIAAGFGPLEMVDLLLSRGADVEAMDDLGQRPLTRAAHCGRVEVVLRLLEYGANIDAVDWFGRSSLAYAALEGRRAVYDVLLSQGARRGPIDTLVVEDMSLFDQYDGHSLLAEAARCGRVDVVKTLIDRGADFHAVGRDGLTPLEWAVREGRDEVADVLRRAGAVR; via the coding sequence ATGAACGAAGCTTCGGAGGAGTCTCGACCGGTCGCGGAGTGGATCGAAGCCGCCAGGCGCGGCGACGTCGACTTCGTGGTGGACCGCCTGGGCCGCGGGATGGACGTCGACGCGAGAGGCCGTTTGAACGTGACGGCCCTGATGGCGGCCGCCGGTCGGGGCCACGTCGAATTGATCCGCATCCTGCTCGATCATGGCGCGGATCCGAACCTGGAGGACGGCAAAGGCCATACGGCCGTGACGCATGCGGCGATCGGTTCTCGGGCCCGGGAGCGACGTGGGGAAAGCCTCCCGCCCGCGGAGGCCGAGCCGTTGAGTCTGCTGCTCGCGGCGGGAGGACGTTGTAGCTTCCGCGACGCCGTCTGGCTGGGCGACGTCGAACTCGCCCGCGCCAGGCTCGATGAAGGGGCCGACGTCGACGCCGGCCGAGGCTCCTACGACGGCCCGATGCTCATGATCGCCGCCGGGTTCGGGCCTCTTGAGATGGTCGACCTGCTGCTGTCTCGCGGAGCCGACGTCGAGGCGATGGACGACCTCGGTCAGCGACCTCTGACGCGCGCGGCGCATTGCGGCCGGGTCGAGGTCGTGCTCCGACTCCTCGAATACGGCGCGAACATCGACGCCGTCGATTGGTTCGGGCGCAGCTCCCTGGCGTACGCCGCACTCGAAGGCCGCCGCGCCGTGTACGACGTCTTGCTGTCGCAGGGAGCCAGACGAGGCCCGATCGACACACTCGTCGTCGAAGATATGTCCCTGTTTGATCAATACGACGGCCATTCCCTCCTCGCCGAGGCCGCGCGGTGCGGGCGCGTCGATGTGGTGAAGACGCTGATCGATCGCGGGGCGGACTTCCACGCGGTTGGACGCGACGGGCTTACGCCCCTGGAGTGGGCCGTCCGGGAAGGTCGCGACGAGGTCGCCGACGTGCTGCGGCGGGCGGGGGCGGTGCGCTGA
- a CDS encoding right-handed parallel beta-helix repeat-containing protein, producing MLLRRSVLLALGSLLFVPPAGAQPGATVRVAPDGPIASLQAARDRVRELRKDAKGKREPATVRFAAGTYRLTEPVAFGPEDGSVAYEAEPGAEVVIDGGREIRGFQKTTDGLWVAKVPDAAASAGKRPFEQLYVNGRRAVRARTPDDGYLYMKKAGAADPKSSFVARREDLKPLAGLSAEQLRDVNVVVYHSWEVSRHRIASVDAGSGQVDLTGPAPWAFLQWGANQRYHFENLRGALDQPGEWFLDRDGTLAYRPLPGEEIAASRFVAPVAEAFLTIQGDPDKGALVEDLAFRGLTFRHTAYSLPPQGHGDGQAAASIPAVVTADGARRVELKNCRIEHVGIYAVWFRRGCTDCKVEHCALVDLGAGGVRIGETSMPAKPGHATGKVTVDDCIIRGVGRWFPGSIGVWIGQSSDNAVTHNDIADAFYTTVSVGWSWGYNPTDCKRNTIDYNRLHHLGRNVLSDMGGVYTLGLSEGTTVSHNVVHDVDSYNKTGAGGWGLYNDEGSTGIVLEGNLVWNTTTGSYHQHYGRENVVRNNILAFSRYGQVMRSRIEDHLSFIFEHNIVYWKGGPLLTGAWSDRKNVRLDSNLYYEASGAPVTFDGLSLDAWRKATGQDEHSKVADPLFEDAGADDFRLKSDSPAIAMGFKPFEASRAGVRGGGAWRAEADAPLPPSKPAPEPPPMSVSEDFEAIAPSPSGYAPEFAAVSHGGRPELVAVTEETAAGGRRSLKVADAAGLKNGFDPHFYYQPHYEKGLATCSFAIRVEPGAVFYTEWRDASSPYRVGPSVWFADGKLRAGDRVVMDVPAGRWLHVEIQSRLNGDANRPATWSLSVSRPGEEPLRLADLPCSPGWKTVDWVGFSSSAEHPTAVFLDELELNVRP from the coding sequence ATGCTGCTCCGCCGATCCGTCCTGCTGGCCCTGGGATCCCTGTTGTTCGTGCCGCCCGCCGGGGCGCAGCCGGGGGCGACGGTCCGCGTCGCGCCCGACGGGCCGATCGCCTCGCTCCAGGCGGCGCGCGACCGCGTCCGGGAGCTGCGCAAGGACGCGAAGGGCAAGCGCGAGCCGGCGACGGTCCGGTTCGCCGCCGGGACGTATCGGCTGACCGAGCCCGTCGCGTTCGGGCCCGAGGACGGGTCGGTCGCGTACGAGGCCGAGCCGGGCGCCGAGGTCGTCATCGACGGCGGCCGCGAGATCCGGGGGTTCCAGAAGACGACCGACGGCCTGTGGGTCGCGAAGGTCCCCGACGCCGCCGCCTCGGCCGGCAAGCGGCCGTTCGAGCAGCTCTACGTCAACGGCCGCCGCGCCGTACGGGCGCGGACGCCCGACGACGGATATCTTTATATGAAGAAAGCCGGGGCCGCGGACCCGAAGAGCTCGTTCGTGGCTCGGCGCGAGGACCTCAAGCCGCTGGCCGGCCTGTCCGCCGAGCAGCTCCGCGACGTCAACGTCGTCGTCTACCACTCGTGGGAGGTCTCCCGGCACCGGATCGCCTCGGTCGACGCCGGCTCGGGCCAGGTCGACCTGACGGGGCCCGCCCCCTGGGCCTTCCTTCAGTGGGGGGCCAACCAGCGCTACCATTTCGAGAACCTCCGCGGGGCGCTCGACCAGCCCGGCGAGTGGTTCCTGGACCGCGACGGCACGCTCGCGTACAGGCCGCTCCCCGGCGAGGAGATCGCCGCGTCCCGGTTCGTCGCGCCCGTCGCCGAGGCCTTCCTGACGATCCAGGGCGACCCCGACAAGGGGGCGCTCGTCGAGGACCTGGCGTTCCGCGGGTTAACGTTCCGGCACACCGCCTACAGCCTGCCGCCTCAGGGCCACGGCGACGGCCAGGCCGCGGCGAGCATCCCGGCCGTCGTCACGGCCGACGGGGCCCGGCGCGTCGAATTGAAGAATTGCCGGATCGAGCACGTCGGCATCTATGCCGTCTGGTTCCGCCGCGGCTGCACCGACTGCAAGGTCGAGCATTGCGCCCTGGTCGACCTGGGCGCGGGGGGCGTGCGGATCGGCGAGACGTCGATGCCGGCGAAGCCCGGGCACGCGACGGGCAAGGTGACGGTCGACGACTGCATCATCCGCGGCGTCGGCCGCTGGTTCCCGGGCTCGATCGGCGTCTGGATCGGCCAGTCCAGCGACAACGCGGTGACGCACAACGACATCGCCGACGCCTTCTACACGACCGTCTCGGTCGGCTGGTCGTGGGGCTACAACCCGACCGACTGCAAGCGGAACACGATCGACTACAACCGCCTGCACCACCTGGGCCGCAACGTCCTGAGCGACATGGGCGGCGTCTACACCCTGGGGCTCTCCGAGGGGACGACCGTCAGCCACAACGTCGTCCACGACGTCGACTCGTACAACAAGACCGGCGCGGGGGGCTGGGGCCTGTACAACGACGAGGGCTCGACCGGCATCGTCCTGGAGGGGAACCTCGTCTGGAACACCACCACGGGGAGCTACCACCAGCACTACGGCCGCGAGAACGTCGTCCGCAACAACATCCTGGCGTTCAGCCGATACGGCCAGGTCATGCGGAGCCGGATCGAGGATCATCTCTCGTTCATATTCGAACACAACATCGTGTACTGGAAGGGGGGTCCGCTGCTGACGGGCGCCTGGTCGGACCGCAAGAACGTCCGGCTGGACTCGAACCTCTATTACGAGGCGTCCGGAGCCCCGGTGACGTTCGACGGCCTGAGCCTGGACGCGTGGCGGAAGGCGACCGGGCAGGACGAGCATTCGAAGGTCGCCGACCCGCTGTTCGAGGACGCCGGCGCGGACGACTTCCGGCTGAAGTCGGACAGCCCGGCGATCGCGATGGGGTTCAAGCCGTTCGAAGCCTCGCGGGCCGGCGTGCGCGGCGGCGGCGCCTGGCGGGCCGAGGCCGACGCCCCCCTGCCCCCGTCGAAGCCCGCGCCCGAGCCGCCGCCGATGTCGGTCTCGGAGGACTTCGAGGCGATCGCCCCGAGCCCTTCCGGATACGCGCCGGAGTTCGCGGCGGTCTCGCACGGCGGCCGGCCCGAGCTGGTGGCCGTCACGGAGGAAACCGCGGCGGGCGGCCGTCGCAGCCTGAAGGTCGCCGACGCGGCCGGGCTCAAGAACGGCTTCGACCCGCATTTCTACTACCAGCCTCACTACGAGAAGGGGCTCGCGACGTGCTCCTTCGCCATCCGGGTCGAGCCCGGCGCGGTCTTCTACACCGAGTGGCGCGACGCTTCGAGCCCCTACCGGGTCGGGCCCAGCGTCTGGTTCGCCGACGGCAAGCTCCGGGCCGGCGACCGCGTGGTGATGGACGTCCCCGCCGGCCGGTGGCTGCACGTCGAGATCCAGTCCCGCCTGAACG